The genomic DNA TCATGTTCGCGCCTCCCTCACCAGCTCGACTTGGTCACGCCCGGAAGCGCGCCCTCGAGGGCCAGGTTGCGGAAGCAGATGCGGCAAAGCTGGAACTTCCGGATGTAGGCGCGCGAGCGCCCGCACCGGTTGCAGCGATTCTTCGCT from Candidatus Polarisedimenticolaceae bacterium includes the following:
- a CDS encoding type Z 30S ribosomal protein S14, which produces AKNRCNRCGRSRAYIRKFQLCRICFRNLALEGALPGVTKSSW